In one window of Gossypium arboreum isolate Shixiya-1 chromosome 4, ASM2569848v2, whole genome shotgun sequence DNA:
- the LOC108458486 gene encoding probable 2-oxoglutarate-dependent dioxygenase SLC1 isoform X1: MNREFMCPSAMALTNDDEFQKGVKHLFENGVSKLPNKYILPVSDRPKVDKEHPNATKSSLKLPVIDFAELQGPNRSEVLNSLSSACEEYGFFQVVNHGIPIEAIRSMIDVSTRFFGLPYEERAKYMSSDMTSPVRYGTSLNQRKDSVFCWRDFLKLVCHPLSDVLPHWPSCPMDFREVAATYARETKWLFIRITEAILESLGLWGATTEEKTEEDDEILKQFHDGSQLMVVNCFPPCPEPDLTLGMPPHSDYGFLTLLLQDEVEGLQIQYKGKWITVEPMPNSFVVNVGDHLEIFSNGRYKSVLHRVFVNPAKPRLSVASLHSLPFNCMVGPSPKLIDQVNPRRYKDTDFATFLEYISSCEPKKKNFLESRKLT, encoded by the exons ATGAACAGGGAATTCATGTGTCCCTCTGCAATGGCACTAACTAACGATGATGAGTTCCAGAAAGGAGTGAAGCATCTTTTCGAAAATGGAGTTAGCAAACTTCCCAACAAGTACATATTGCCAGTTTCGGATCGACCCAAAGTAGATAAAGAGCATCCAAATGCAACTAAGTCTAGTCTTAAACTGCCTGTAATCGATTTTGCTGAATTACAAGGCCCGAATCGGTCCGAAGTCCTCAACTCCCTCTCCTCCGCTTGCGAAGAATATGGATTCTTTCAGGTGGTGAATCACGGTATCCCCATTGAAGCTATAAGAAGCATGATCGATGTGAGTACCAGGTTCTTCGGTCTCCCGTACGAGGAAAGAGCAAAGTACATGTCATCCGACATGACCTCGCCTGTTCGATATGGGACTAGCTTAAACCAGAGAAAAGATTCAGTGTTCTGTTGGAGAGATTTCTTAAAGCTTGTCTGCCATCCATTGTCGGATGTTCTCCCTCATTGGCCATCCTGTCCCATGGACTTCAGGGAAGTGGCGGCTACCTACGCAAGAGAAACCAAGTGGTTGTTTATAAGGATCACGGAGGCCATCCTGGAGAGCCTGGGCCTGTGGGGTGCCACCACTGAGGAAAAGacagaagaagatgatgaaatacTAAAGCAGTTCCATGATGGAAGCCAGCTAATGGTGGTTAACTGTTTCCCTCCCTGCCCTGAACCTGACCTCACCTTAGGAATGCCACCACACTCGGATTACGGTTTCTTGACCCTTCTTCTCCAGGATGAAGTCGAGGGTTTACAAATCCAATACAAAGGCAAATGGATCACTGTTGAACCTATGCCCAATTCCTTCGTGGTTAACGTCGGTGATCACCTTGAG ATATTTAGCAACGGAAGATACAAAAGTGTGCTGCACAGAGTATTTGTGAACCCAGCAAAGCCACGACTATCGGTGGCCTCACTGCACAGTCTGCCTTTCAATTGCATGGTTGGACCATCACCTAAACTGATTGACCAAGTAAATCCACGGCGTTATAAAGATACAGATTTTGCCACTTTCCTTGAATACATTTCATCTTGTGAGCCCAAGAAAAAGAATTTCTTGGAGTCTAGGAAATTGACATGA
- the LOC108458486 gene encoding probable 2-oxoglutarate-dependent dioxygenase SLC1 isoform X2, which yields MCPSAMALTNDDEFQKGVKHLFENGVSKLPNKYILPVSDRPKVDKEHPNATKSSLKLPVIDFAELQGPNRSEVLNSLSSACEEYGFFQVVNHGIPIEAIRSMIDVSTRFFGLPYEERAKYMSSDMTSPVRYGTSLNQRKDSVFCWRDFLKLVCHPLSDVLPHWPSCPMDFREVAATYARETKWLFIRITEAILESLGLWGATTEEKTEEDDEILKQFHDGSQLMVVNCFPPCPEPDLTLGMPPHSDYGFLTLLLQDEVEGLQIQYKGKWITVEPMPNSFVVNVGDHLEIFSNGRYKSVLHRVFVNPAKPRLSVASLHSLPFNCMVGPSPKLIDQVNPRRYKDTDFATFLEYISSCEPKKKNFLESRKLT from the exons ATGTGTCCCTCTGCAATGGCACTAACTAACGATGATGAGTTCCAGAAAGGAGTGAAGCATCTTTTCGAAAATGGAGTTAGCAAACTTCCCAACAAGTACATATTGCCAGTTTCGGATCGACCCAAAGTAGATAAAGAGCATCCAAATGCAACTAAGTCTAGTCTTAAACTGCCTGTAATCGATTTTGCTGAATTACAAGGCCCGAATCGGTCCGAAGTCCTCAACTCCCTCTCCTCCGCTTGCGAAGAATATGGATTCTTTCAGGTGGTGAATCACGGTATCCCCATTGAAGCTATAAGAAGCATGATCGATGTGAGTACCAGGTTCTTCGGTCTCCCGTACGAGGAAAGAGCAAAGTACATGTCATCCGACATGACCTCGCCTGTTCGATATGGGACTAGCTTAAACCAGAGAAAAGATTCAGTGTTCTGTTGGAGAGATTTCTTAAAGCTTGTCTGCCATCCATTGTCGGATGTTCTCCCTCATTGGCCATCCTGTCCCATGGACTTCAGGGAAGTGGCGGCTACCTACGCAAGAGAAACCAAGTGGTTGTTTATAAGGATCACGGAGGCCATCCTGGAGAGCCTGGGCCTGTGGGGTGCCACCACTGAGGAAAAGacagaagaagatgatgaaatacTAAAGCAGTTCCATGATGGAAGCCAGCTAATGGTGGTTAACTGTTTCCCTCCCTGCCCTGAACCTGACCTCACCTTAGGAATGCCACCACACTCGGATTACGGTTTCTTGACCCTTCTTCTCCAGGATGAAGTCGAGGGTTTACAAATCCAATACAAAGGCAAATGGATCACTGTTGAACCTATGCCCAATTCCTTCGTGGTTAACGTCGGTGATCACCTTGAG ATATTTAGCAACGGAAGATACAAAAGTGTGCTGCACAGAGTATTTGTGAACCCAGCAAAGCCACGACTATCGGTGGCCTCACTGCACAGTCTGCCTTTCAATTGCATGGTTGGACCATCACCTAAACTGATTGACCAAGTAAATCCACGGCGTTATAAAGATACAGATTTTGCCACTTTCCTTGAATACATTTCATCTTGTGAGCCCAAGAAAAAGAATTTCTTGGAGTCTAGGAAATTGACATGA